AGGAACAGAGAAACCTCTTTTATAAAGGATTCCATCGATGAGTAGGAACCTGGCCgcccttttctttatctttcttgccTCTTCTCTTACTTTCGGCAATTTTCCTCCATCCAAGTACTCCACTATACTGCTCGCCTAGTCTGGGGTACTTGACCCTAGAACACCTACCTCGACGCCCATAGCTGGGATCTCGACGACTCTTCTCTCGACTGGTCATGGTAGGGGTACTTCCTCTCCTCTTGATGCCGCTCGTGCCAATCTGTTTGGGATCTCGTTGTCCACTCTTGGTATCTGAGTTATAGCAAAGTATGAGAACAAATCGCGTATTTTCCAAATTCGTGCGAGATATTTCTTCAACTTTTTGCCCTTTGCAGCGTAAGAGCCCAAAACTTGATTTACTACTACTTGTGAATCTGACCTGGCGTCTACTTCAGTTGCCCCAATCTGGACGGCCACAGACAAACCTGCTATCAATGTTTCATACTCAGCTTCGTTATTCGTTACTTTGAACGCCAGTGTGACCATGTAATACCGTTCCTCCCCGTCGGGGCTCTATAAATGTATTCCCAGGCCTCCGCCTGTTCGGCAGGACGACCCATCTATAAACAATACCCAGGGCTTTCCTGACGTTGCTATTACCTCTTCTTGGGGAAAATCTGAGAATTCTGCTACAAAATCTGCCATTAGTTGCCCTTTTATGACTTTCCTTGGCTCATACTCTATATCGAACTCACTCAGCTCGATTGACCAACCTATCAGCCTCCCTGTACAATTTGGCTTCCTAAGTATTTTCGCCAATGGAGCTTCATCAGTACCTTCACCGCATGGGCCTGGAAATAAGGACGGAGCTTTCTAGCCACCATTACCAAGGCAAATGCCAACAACTCAATTCGAGGGTATCTGGCTTCTGCTCCTCTGAGTGCTCAACTCACATAATATACCGGATGTTGCACggcttcttcttcctttatgaGGACAGCGGATACAACGTGCGGGGAGACTACTAGATACGCATAGAGTACATCTCCCTTCTCTAGTCGCCTTAAAAAGGGTGGATTGGCCAGATACTATTTTAACTTTTCGAACGCTTCGTTGCACCGTTTATTCCAAGGATGTACCTTTCGCAGTATTTGGAAAAAGGGGAGGCACTTGTCTATTGACTTGGCTATGAACCTTCCCAGGGCAACCACTCTCCCCGCCAGTCGTTGAGCCTCATTCAGATTTTTTGGCGGTTTCATATTAGTTAGGGCCTCTATCTTATCTAGAGAAGTTTCAATTCCTCTCTTCGATACAATGAAGCCCAAGAATTTCCCTGACTGGACCCCGAAAGCACATTTCAATAGGTTCAGCCTCATCTTGTAACGACGTAAGACTCCAAACGCCATTCACAAATCCCCAAGGTGCTGGGTGGGCTCTTTGCTTTTTACTAGTAGGTCATCCATGTAAACTTCCATAGATTTCCCAATCTGTTCCCTGAACATCTGGTTTACCAGCCTTTGGTAGGTCGCCCCTACATTCTTTAGTCCAAAGGGCATGACCTGGTAGCAATATAGCCCTCGATCTGTGATGAAAGATGTCTTTTCTTCGTTCGTCACGTTTATCCATATCTGGTTGTAACCCGAATATGCGTCCATGAAGCTCAACATATGATGCCCCGCTGTAGCATCTACAATGACGTCGATGCGTGGTAAGAGGAAGCTATCTTTCGGGCAAGCTTTGTTTAAATCTATGAAGTCTACGCATATTCTTCACTTCCCATTCACCTTTTTCACCATGACAACGTTGAATAACCACTTTAGGTAATGGGCCTCTCTGATGAAGCCGGCCGCGAGCAACCCTTCAACTTCTTCACTAATGGCAGCTTACTTCTCTGCGCTGAATGATCTTCTCTTCTATCTCACTGTCTTGTGCGACAACTCCACACCTAAGTAATGCTCAATGATGTCGTTGTCTATACTAGGCATTTCTTCAAGGCTCCATGCGAAGACATCCCTGTGTTCTATTAACAACTTTATTAGGGCTTTTTTATCTGTTTGTGGGACTTGTGTCTTGATTCGGGTAGTTGTCCCAGGGTGGTCAGCGTACAACGTCACGAGTTCCAGAGGTTCGTTGACTTCCGCATGTTGCTAAACCAGGTCATCCCTGACTTCTATATCTCTCTCGTAAGTTACCGCCACAAGTGGCGGTAGAGGCGGCAAGGCCCCATCCTGCCCTGCAACCATGCAGACTTCCTTCTTGACTTTTGATTCCTACACATAACATTCTCGGGCCAGGGCTTGCTCGCCTCTCCTACGCTGCCATCTGTTGGAAACTTCATCTTAACGTGGTAGGTGGACGTTACTGCCCTCAAATGGTTGAGTGTCGGTCTGCCCAGTATGACATTGTAGGAGGAAGGAGCTTTCACTACTAAGAAGTCGGTCATCGTGGTTGCTGTTCGCGCCCCCGTGCCCGCAGTTACTGGGAGCGTGATCGCCCATACTGGCTGGATGGTATCCCCTGAGAAACCCTTTAACGGCGTAGGGGAGAGCCTTAGTTTTCCAACATTAATCCCCATTTTGATAAACGCCTCCCAAAACAGTATATCAGCCGAGCTCCCATTGTCTACTAGTACCTGTCTAGTTGTGTAATTAGCTATCACGAGTGTTATCACCAGAGCATCGTCATGTGGATATATGATTCCTTCCCTGTCTGCCTCGTCGAAGGATATCACCATTTGTTCATTGCCGagctttggttgtttgtgtACTCTATCCGCCACGAACACCTCTTCATATCTTGCCTTCCGTGCATACACCTTTTGGCTGGACATGGAAATACCACCCCCAGCAAAACCTCCGGCTATGGTCTTTATTTTCCCTATGGGTGCCCTGTTCTGATCGTTTCTTAGGGGCAACCTCGCCCTCCTATCCTGGCGATTATTGGCATGGCGCCTTCTTTCCGGATTGAAACTCTGTCTTGCTTTTTTGCCTAGCCTCCTGACGCCTTTTAGGTTTTGAAACTCTGTCTTGCTTTTTTGCCTAGCCTCCTGACACCATTCGCTCCAACTCGCCGATTCTTGCTAATTCAGCGACTCTATTTCTCATGGTCGTGCAGTCCTCAGTCCAATGCGAGTTTGTCTGATGGTACTTGCAGTACCGATCGTCTATTTTGACAGGGCGCCagctttccttttctctttctccttcttgTACGCCTAGATTATTGTGCACTAATTTGAGGTTGCGATCTAATTGCCCTTCCCTTGCTCTTTCTCTCTACTAGGATTACCTTTCTTGTCAGCCCGCTTGTTTCTCCGCTCGACCCGAGTATCTTCTTTACAAGGGTCCACCAAAGCCTGTAGAGTATCTTCTGCATTGACAAAATCATCAGCCCTGTGCATGAACTCCTTGAGGATGGAAGGAGTCCTCCGGGCCAACTCCGCCATGAAAGGATTGCGTGACCATAACCCTCCTAAGAAGGCAGCCagagtgatcttctcatcttggtcatTCGTTGTTAAGCGCTCCTTGTTGAAACGGGCCAAGTAGGCTTTTAAATTCTCATCTTCCCTTTGCTTAACCGTTAACAGGTAGGCAGCTAGGCCCCGGTGTCTTGGACTAGGCATGAACTGAATCAGGAACTACTTTGCCAGTTCCTCAAAACTACCTATCGACCTTGGTCTAAGGGTCCCAAACCATCCTCGAGCGGTCCCTTTCAGGGTCAGAGGGAAAACTTGGCATGCAATCTCCCTTTGGAAACCATGAAGCGTGATGTGCGCTTTAAAGTTTTCTAGATGATCTACCGGGTCCTTAGACCCATCATACATATCGATCTAGGGAACTTTAAATTTTGGCGGGAGCAGTACAGCCATAATACAGGCACTGTACGGCAAGTTTGTTTGGTGGAGCAGACTTTCCACCGAGGAAGAACTGCTCATCTTCTTCgccatctcttcatattttccagctaactctttcaactcatcatgcatcctttctttctctttgcGTTTAGCATCCTTTTTGACCCTGCAATGTGCTTCTTGCTCACCTTGCTCACTATGAGCAGGCACATCATCATTATTAGAATTGGCATTCCTTTGTCTCAAGTCGTCGTTCTCTTTTTGCAAGACTCCCATTACCTCTAGAGCTTGTTTCAACTTCTCCTCTGCTACTGCTAGTTGCGCTTCCACATATGATGATTCGGCGTCTATTCTTCGGCTTGCTACTGAGTGTGTTACAATTGGCATGTAAGAACCATGCTGAATCACAAAATCCCACAGACGGCGCCAAATGTTCGGAACGTGTCTCACTTCCAATCTCCCACAACTCAACCGTTCTTCTATATGGAAACTCGAGGGGGGCTCCTCCTGCAAACACTCTGATGCTAAAGTCAGTTCAGAGAGATCATTCTTTTTAAACCTTAAAGATTACTTGTATATATAGGCTCGTTTGCCATACAGATTTCATTCAGGATTTATCAGAGCAGATCAAGGcttaggattttgaataatcctatCACTTCTTACTATTTTTATCCTTCCGTTAAAAGTGGCGCCATGTATGTCTCTTTTTGAATTCCTTTTAACCATCCCTTCGTGACGTTTGAGCTCATGTTGGACTCAAAATCTGGGCTTCTTGGTGTTTAATGTATTATAAGCCCTTTTTATATGCTCCAGGGCCCTCCGGTTGGAATGGTCCCTCTAGGTATGATTGAAAGTCATGAAAGCTAGCAGCACTACATTGAAGACTATTTGTGTTGAGTTAGCCTATTTTTTTCCTGTGATGCCACAAGTCTAATGCAGTTcaacctccttttttttttcgcaTTATCTCTATTTTTGGTGTTTGTTATGTGTCATTTGAAGCTATAAATGGCAAAGAGATCACAATTTGTTTTTCATGATTGCAGATaggggagggggagggagagggagagaaagaaggagaGGGTTTTGGGTGCATACGGGTGTAGAGTTCCTCCTTCTGGAATGTTTACGTGGCATTTTTTTATTGGCTaggaaaaaaaagacaaaaaaaagaaCCAACTCGTAATTTTCCGACCCGTTTAATAACTTTAATCTCTAAATCGGAACTAGAAATTATTGATTCGTTTCAATACAGTAAGTTATTAACCGATACCTGATTGAACACAAGAACGACACTGTTTTCGCCAaagtatatataacatgatTTTCTCTTTCTTGTAGACTTTTCACCCATCCGCCTCCCTCTTCTATAATGgtgtcaaatcatgttaacgGGTTGTGTTCGTGTTGtgtcaaaacatgtatattatatatataggtcaaTCCTAACCTGATCTATTAAACTTATTGTataaaaatctcaaatcctaacacgACACATTAATATAATAGGTTGTGTTGTATCAAtctattagtgaatattacgaaatagttTAATATGACACAATACAATtcatttcaaactatttatgtaaatggattgaataggcctgaaattaacTCGTTTGacatgattaaatttagcataattttatataaatattacaatcacaatatctataaaaattataaaactaattataagtctaaaattataatccaaataataaaaatatcgaaattgaaattctaacaattttatttttagatataagggtataattgtaactttaactttcttaacgtgtcataataGGATGATCTATTATCAACTCATTAAGTAATCATATCTTAATCGGTCAATTCATTTTGATCCGaacatattaaaattaaatcataacccgctattatcgtgtcgtattCGTGTTGAGATAACGAGTTAGAATAAATCTGGGCATCAGCCACTATTTGGCTGAAGCCGGAGTACACCTGACGTGGCTAATGTACATTTACAATTTTATCCTCCTGCGTTCCCGTTCCCCCCTCTCATTTTCACTTAATTTGAAATCTAagtatcctctctctctctctctctctctctctctctctctctctctctctctctctctctctctctctctctctctctctctctctctctctcccccctcccCGTGCGTCCCATTGTCTCCCGAACCCTATCTTGATCGGCGAACCCCCCCTCCCCAACCCGTGGACATAAGACACCCCCCCAACCCGCGTCCCatcctctccccccccccctccccgtGCTTCGAACCTCTCACCTCCCCCCCCCCGGTGCATCGCCGAACCTCTAACCTCCCTCCCCCTGCGCGTCGGCGAACCTCTCAACCCCACCCCCCCAGTGCGTCTTCGAACCTCTCACCTCCCCTCCCCTCTTCGCATTCCATCCGAGTTTACGGGTCCAGTATgtataaagaataattttttatctcGGTGTTGGTCCGGTTTGTATAGATCTGCATGCTTTTTCTGGGTGTTGGTCCAGTATgtataaatatcaaatttttttctggGTCTGGGTCTTGGTCAGGTATGTATAAATTCGGTATGTATAAATCTTCATGCTTTGTCAGGGTCTTGTGAGATATGTATAAATCATCATTATTTTTCCCCCGGTGGTGATCCGGTATGTGAAAGAGCATATTTAACCAATGTGATATTGATCAAACTGTGGGGTAGTGGCCCCAGAAAAATTTGGAGTGCGAAAGCACTCGTATAGGAATTAGTATCCATTCATGGATGGGTATTTGCTGATCTTGGTTTGAGTAGCtagttagtttttttattttgtggttttttgTCTTTGGATCATGAAAGATTCTCACTTGATGGGTGCAGAATTCTGGGGTTTCACCTGCAAGTAGATGGATCTGTATTTCTATGGTTTGAGTCCAATTTAAGATGAACAGCGCAGCCGAGGTCTTAATTTCTAGGGTTTTCTTTCCCCCATCCTTTGCATGCATGGTTGGTAAAAAACTGGGTGAAAGGAGTACTACTGGGGGAAAACATCTATTTCCTTTTGTTGTTTTGAAGTGGGGTTAATAGGGTTTTGGATTGATGGTACTGATGATGAGATCCAGGACTGAAATTCCTCTTTAAGGAGTAGAGCTCCTTGAAGTCCAATGGAGGGTCTTGCTGGGTGGATTGAGCTGCTGAGTTATGGATCCTACAGCCCTATCCATACCTTTTGAGGTAATTAATTTGGATAGGATTGTGGCTTGCATATCTCAGGAGCTGCGTTATTACTTTTGCTAGTTATACGGGTTGATGcttctttaatttattaaactATTGTATGAAATTCGAAACATTTGGTTTCTTGGATCTGTTGGTGTACTTTCCAGTTGTAGTAGTAGTTgttgatttaataaaattagtaCATGTAGACTatctttttagtattttttatttttcaatttgccCTTGAGCTGAAATGCAAAGGAAAACCAATTAAAAATTCTAGTTTTGCTTACTCcgtttttttctttgaatgcgGTATTCGGTGAGGAACAAATTGTAGGATTTGTTACCTTTGATAGTAGAATGAGTTTAGAAAATTCAGGTATCAGGATGCATGACCATAAGATATcaaattgtattaatagtttTGCAATGTATAAAATTGACTTAAAGCCttataataaagaaattataaactGCAAGAGTAGGATGTTGGGAAGCCAGACTTCATTTTCatgatattttagtttaaatatggTCTGATTTGTCCATTGTGTCATGCTGTGCACAAGATTATTTGTTGTAGTTTAAACTCCCATAATTATTTGTTGGTTAGACATCCACTGGGCTATATTACTATGTACTGAATGCTATAAATGTTTAAAGTCACTTGTGTTTGAACTGTCCTTTAGTTTTTTAGAATCACGCATGGCATCATCCCAATCATCATCGTTGTCTAATGATCTTGTAATGGAATCACCCACTTGTTGGTGTGGcttgaaaacaaaactaaagacATCTCACACTAAGTCTAATCCTGGAAGGAGTTTTTTTGCCTGTCCAAAGTATGATATGGTAAAGCAACTATAAGATTTAGCTTTCGAATATTTATTTGCTGCTTGCCTGGTCTGGTGTACACTACTATGCTAATTCTAAATTTGTACTGTGTGCAGGGGGATTCAAGGTGTGGATTTTTCATTTGGATGGATATCTTTAATTTGTTAGATCAGAACGTACGTAGTAGGGAGAATAAAGTTTGGGAGATGTGGGATGATGTACTTTTGCGCGAATATGAAGTTCGGAAAAGGGAAGAtcaagttagagagagagagagagaacgctTAAAAAAAACGAAAGAAAATTGTTGTGTTTGTATTGGGTTATTGTAATTGTATTAGTTTTAACTTGGTTTGGATAAGCAATATGTAATCGTAAGCTTTGTATGGAGCTGGAGTCATGATTAACCCCTTCCTATGTAATTCAACTTTCTGCATCTTTTGGTTATGATGTACAAAGTGACTGTAGTGATGGTTATGTAAAACTTTATTAGTAGGAAAAATGGTTATTTCCTACTAATATTTTGGTACAAAGTGTTTAGATTTAATTTGGAATGACACTTGTTTTATAGAGACCGAAAATACCAATTTTTACAGGAATTTACTTTACCATGGCAAGAATAGGTTTAGAACCaagatttttgtttgaataaaaaCCATCTCTTCATGTGATGGATCTATACACAGGTACAATCCAAATAGACTGAAAAATAAGGACTTGTCTAATTATTCGGGACCCCACATGAAACATACATTTTGGGACCCCATATCAAACATACTATTTGGGACCCCACATCAAACATGGAAATACGTTAATTCTCTTTACCAACATCATCCAAAAGACTACAAGAATAAAAGGGCATCTCCAAGGGTGTAATTCGGACATTTACAGACAAAATTCCCAATATTCACAACATTCATGCTACCGGGCATGAGACATAAAAGGGCATTATCTACAACTCTATACTACTCTCAtacaaaatcttaaaaaaaacttCAGCAGCTGCTTCTAGTCTTTGTATTTCCATTCTTTGAAAAGCTGCCTTAATCCGGTTTTGGTGGAATGATGCATCTGAATATGGAGACAACCTACATCACAACCTACTGTTATGGGGTTTCCAAACCGAATGATGTGTGTAGAAAAAGGGCAATATAAATGAAGATGATAATAAAGAACTCAAAATCCACATTTCTCACCTTGGTTTGGTCAAAAGGGGCGCTCCCCATGAATATAGAATTTTTACCGGGTTTGAAGAGGGCAAGCCAACAGCTTTCTCATTCGAATCTATTGTCAATGCACTGGATTAGCCTCTAATAATAAGCTTCAGCAAAATAATTCTTGCAACAAAGGGCACATATTTTTCGCATTAAGTGCAAGCAAAAAATGGACAAAAAAATACACGATCGCTACAATTCTCACTATTACAGTTGAGAAGTCTACACTTGACAGTAATATATTACTGAAAACTAACCAATCTACAATACTTGGCAATGGTTAAATGTTCCGCACCACCTTCTGAGACAGTGAGCTACCAATCTATACATCTTTTCGTGCATCAAGAGAAGGGGAAGATTTGGTAGATGCTGTGACATATAAATCACATCATAAAAATCATAGCATCTTGTTTTATGGGAGCTTAAATTCCACAAATgcattaattaaatgaaataaaatgaaaagaactaCCAACCTTCCTATGTTGCCCATATCTATACATTTTCACAATTAACCAAACTAACCAATCATGCTACCAAAAACCCCCTCCATCATGAAGACTACTCGAACTTGGAATTGCATCTCCATCAGGAAGGACACTCAGATAAGGCATTACTTACCAAGAAGACCATAAGTCATTTCATCTCCACGAAAAACCTTACCTTAGGCATATTCACAAAGGTCACAACAACACTACAAAGAGCCACAAAAACTGCATTATGCAAATACACCACAACCTACACCCTACcctctccaagaggaataaaattGGAATATAAGCATATAACCACACGATACGCACAACCCGTCTGAAAATGGACAAAATTGAACTCCCATTTGCATATTCACCCCATACACACAACCCATTTGAAACTGTGACCACATTTTCAACACTATGCATATTACACCTATACACACATCAATCTCCATtagaaagccaaaaaaaaaaaaacactttgcaTATTCACAAATAGAACTACAACCCTCTCCATTTGGACAAAAAAACCACTTATGAGAATGGACAAAAACAACCATGACCATTACTAACCAAACACAAAAACAGCAACTCAATTATCACGGCACATCTGGAAGAAAACAACTATAATGTAAACAAAATGCTTAATCTTTCATATAATCTTTTAATAGGAAAAATACAAATGAAAAGACACATTTAACCAATAGCCGAAGACCTCCTGATTTCCTGTTGGCATATGCTCTGTGATCATGCTGTTTTGTGTCCCAACACCGATCCCTTCATCTTGTTGGTGGTGAAGGGATCCCGGGATGGCACACGTTTCAGTGTCATCAACGGATAATTTCCTGCAAGCCTACAATGCACACGCCAATCAAAGTGACAAATTAGATTGACATTCCGTAACACTATGCTTTAGAAAAAGAATACCCAAAAACCGACCATACCTTTCTCTTTTTTGCCATCTTCTTCACAGGCGGAACCTTTCTCTTACTTGGTGGTCTTCCTTTACCTCGAACCACATGGGGGCTTAATATCTTCTTACTTTTATCCGTGACAACGTTAGGTCCAACCTTCATTGACTCGGATCTCCCACCAAATGTATCATCATCACAGTTTGAATCAAAGTCATCGACAATGCGCAGGAATGCATTGACTTTCTGTTCACTTATGGATATTTTAGTTGCTAATTTCATGCATCTTTTAACCACCCTTTCATACCTCCTACAGTCTCCACTCCCACGCACATCATCATAACTACTTTTGATCAATGTGTACGTCCTCTTCTCATCCTTCCTCCAGCGGGCCAAGACATATTTATCTCGCACCACGTTAATTCTGGACAAATGCAAAACTTTAAGTGCATGCCTACATAAAATTTCCCTCATCTGAAACAATGCACACGTGCATTTTATCTCGCATTCCTCTTCATTATAATAAAGTGTGTAGTGGACTATTTTGGTACACTCATGAATAGAGATTTCATCCAAGATATCGAAGGTCAAAATGCACCCCTGCTTGCTTACCAATGTGCAATTACAGCACATTAGGCCCATCAACTCTTTTTGAAACTCTTTAAATTTTTGCATTTGTGTATACCTTCTGAAAATGTTTCTCAAAGTTGAAAGGGGAAACGCAGGGGATGATTTGGTTACTAGAGTTGAAATCCGCCGTTGTCTCTACCTCAACCTTATTTCTTAAAGCATTATCAAATTGGTCCACGAATTCCTTCAAGGTGGTACCAGAAAATACTCATCAAAGAAAGCATTCATGCTTTCTGACCGTTGTGTCGTGCTCATACCCGCCCAAAATACATCCTTCAAATAAACCGGGACCCAAAAAGTCATCTCCTCATATAAGGACGTGAGCCAATTATTACTCCTCAGATCATACTTATCAAGAAGTTCACCCCACCTTTCCTCAAATTCCGTGCAGGACTGTGAATCATACAATGCTGACTGAATGGAAGTCTTCAACCCTGTACTGAAATGAGAGTGAGATCCTAGCTTCTCTGGAAGTTTTCCATAGACAATATCTATGGTGGGTTTCCGGAAATACCATCTGGATTGCATTCTTCATTGCCCGGTCCTGGTCCGTTATGATGGCTTTGGGCGCTTGACCGTTCATGCAATCCAACCATGTGCAGAACAACCAAACAAAGGAGTGTGTGTCCTCACTTGACAATAACCCCGCCCCTAGGAGTATGGACTGACCATGATGATTAACGCCAACAAACAGGGCGAAGGGCATCCCGTATCGGTTTGTTAGGTACGTTGTATCGAAGGTCACAACGTCTCCGAAGTACTCGTAGGCCGCCCGACTCCTAGCATCAGCCCAAAATACATTCTATAACCTTCCATCATCATCGACATCCATGGAAGAAACGAAACCATCATTCTGATTTCTCATTCTCTGAAAATACTCATAAAGGGCATCGCCACCTCCTTTACCCAACCTTAGATGTCTAGCCTTGTCAATGAAATTCCGACAATCCCTCTCTTGGAACTCTAGATTCTCAAAACCACCCGCCTCAAcgacaagagaaaaataattctTGTTCATACGAATTCCGGCTCTGTCGTTGAGGTCAAGGATCCTTTGACTGTGCTCATCAAGATGCTTGTGAGATCGCAAGAGTCTTGTCTTCTTGGGGCTGATAGTAATGTGGTTGTGCATACTTTCGACTGTAGTGATCACCCATATCTCGTTCTTGTTCAACGTCACATTTATCTTCGCTTTACAATCTGTTTTAGTTGTTGCACGTGGCTTCGACATATTGATGTTCTTAGGTACGTATTTTCCGCCACGAGCATAACCAATAGTGATATACACAAATctcccatcatcatctctcTTAGTCCTCTGTGTCCTTACACCAAACCCTTTTTGCTTGGCATATTTCTTATAATAGTCCATAACCTCCTTCTCACTAGCAAATTCCATACCTGATCTTAGTGCTTTGACCTGTACCTCATCATCCGACATAACAGTGGTACCCTCTAAATCTTCATTTATGTCAAATAACATTTCTGAACAGGTTTCCATATAGAGATGGATTAGCAGAAATTCAATATTAGTGTCATTAAAGTTAAAGCAAAAAAAAGTGTCATACCATCAGCAGCTGAAGAAAATGTACAATCAACATTTTCTTCATACTCTCCACCGATCGAAAAACTGGCCTTAAGTTATCCGGATTACTAGGAGGCAAAGGGTAGGACATATTTGAACCATAATTATGCTGCAAAATTGCAATTCAATATTCGTAATTAGCATTTCA
This genomic window from Carya illinoinensis cultivar Pawnee chromosome 7, C.illinoinensisPawnee_v1, whole genome shotgun sequence contains:
- the LOC122316540 gene encoding protein FAR-RED ELONGATED HYPOCOTYL 3-like, coding for MQKFKEFQKELMGLMCCNCTLVSKQGCILTFDILDEISIHECTKIVHYTLYYNEEECEIKCTCALFQMREILCRHALKVLHLSRINVVRDKYVLARWRKDEKRTYTLIKSSYDDVRGSGDCRRYERVVKRCMKLATKISISEQKVNAFLRIVDDFDSNCDDDTFGGRSESMKVGPNVVTDKSKKILSPHVVRGKGRPPSKRKVPPVKKMAKKRKACRKLSVDDTETCAIPGSLHHQQDEGIGVGTQNSMITEHMPTGNQEVFGYWLNVSFHLYFSY